The following are encoded in a window of Peromyscus maniculatus bairdii isolate BWxNUB_F1_BW_parent chromosome X, HU_Pman_BW_mat_3.1, whole genome shotgun sequence genomic DNA:
- the LOC102910553 gene encoding melanoma antigen preferentially expressed in tumors-like: MMMDERDPSTLLDLAIQSLLSNEPVAIHSLGEIPRELFVPLFSAAFMGGYRKTLTEMVKVWPFTCLHIGTLSVQEPQRELLKAMVESLQFLPVQNSAARSPKLRILDVRQGVDCRTTCPEFGIRSPTCFHGCTHSVHSIMKLESQCSIVNSKPKSQSSRQPMEILVDLSLDGTLREREFFALLLNKVEQSSGSLHLCCRDLQIDKFSYARNTLKFLDLTCIHNLAVDQASLSEVTTILAHMIYLDSLSLSKITFRSLHGKVFQMFLNCLRQMNCLKEFNLSSFSLTDHLASLLRALPPNLDFLYLPFCEISYRDLKFLSQSPQATHLKLLNLSNNPMYWDDCGPFQILLQKLSDTLQHLAINHCHLTDATLSAILPALSKCSHLRVISFVSNPISMPMLMRILHYLTPLMELKYVIYPIPVHCYEQWSFHGSLDRQKLADVQAQLKAMLQTAKRSDMNWITYSQ, translated from the exons ATGATGATGGATGAAAGGGACCCATCTACCCTGTTGGACCTTGCTATACAGAGTTTACTGAGCAATGAACCTGTTGCAATTCATTCCCTCGGGGAGATCCCCCGGGAACTTTTTGTTCCATTGTTCTCTGCTGCCTTCATGGGAGGATATAGGAAGACACTGACAGAAATGGTGAAGGTTTGGCCCTTTACCTGTCTCCACATTGGAACACTGAGTGTACAGGAACCTCAACGAGAACTCCTGAAAGCCATGGTTGAGAGTCTTCAGTTCCTACCTGTCCAGAACTCGGCTGCTAG GAGCCCTAAACTGAGGATCCTGGATGTAAGGCAGGGTGTTGACTGCAGGACAACATGTCCTGAATTTGGAATCAGATCGCCTACTTGTTTTCATGGCTGTACTCACTCTGTACACTCTATTATGAAGTTAGAAAGCCAGTGCAGCATTGTCAACTCAAAGCCTAAGAGTCAATCCTCAAGGCAGCCTATGGAAATACTAGTGGACCTATCTCTCGATGGCACCTTGAGAGAAAGGGAattttttgctttgcttctgaATAAAGTTGAACAGAGCTCAGGGTCATTACACCTCTGCTGTCGAGATTTGCAAATTGATAAATTTTCCTATGCCAGAAACACTCTGAAGTTTTTAGATCTGACATGCATTCATAACCTGGCAGTTGATCAGGCTTCACTGAGTGAAGTTACCACCATTCTGGCTCACATGATCTATCTGGACAGCCTTAGTCTGTCTAAAATCACTTTTAGGTCTTTGCATGGGAAAGTCTTCCAAATGTTTCTCAACTGTCTTAGGCAGATGAACTGCCTGAAAGAGTTCAACTTGTCTTCCTTCAGCCTCACGGATCATCTGGCCAGCCTACTCAG AGCCTTACCACCTAATTTGGACTTCTTGTATCTGCCATTCTGTGAAATTTCTTACAGAGACCTCAAATTTCTGTCCCAGAGCCCTCAGGCCACCCACCTCAAGCTGTTGAATCTTAGTAACAACCCAATGTATTGGGATGATTGTGGGCCTTTTCAGATTCTTTTGCAGAAACTCTCAGACACCTTGCAACATTTGGCTATAAATCATTGCCATTTAACAGATGCTACACTCTCTGCGATCCTGCCAGCCCTAAGTAAGTGTTCCCATCTCCGTGTGATTAGCTTTGTCTCTAACCCCATTTCGATGCCTATGCTTATGAGAATCCTTCACTACTTAAcacctttgatggagttgaaataCGTGATTTACCCTATTCCTGTGCATTGCTATGAACAATGGAGTTTTCATGGCAGCTTAGACCGACAGAAGCTTGCTGATGTCCAAGCACAACTGAAGGCAATGCTACAGACAGCAAAGCGGAGTGACATGAACTGGATCACTTATTCTCAGTAA